In a genomic window of Occallatibacter riparius:
- a CDS encoding cupin domain-containing protein, with protein sequence MIRGFLDASPQERFSPADFNFPAGGTRYWELRNSGIQTVVLKGDPDRAGVYTIMLRVPAHTQIQAHSHRDDRVATVTSGTWHIGYGHKFDKSKQKALPPGSFYTEPPGETHSAETGDEAALVQITGYGPSSTDYVNRGNDPRAMAVSQSSSGGK encoded by the coding sequence TTGATTCGAGGATTCCTTGATGCTTCGCCACAGGAGCGCTTTTCTCCTGCGGACTTCAATTTTCCGGCCGGGGGAACCAGGTACTGGGAGCTCCGGAACTCCGGCATTCAGACAGTCGTGTTGAAGGGCGACCCTGATCGCGCCGGCGTTTACACAATTATGCTGCGCGTCCCGGCTCATACACAAATCCAGGCACACTCTCATCGAGATGACCGCGTGGCCACGGTGACCTCTGGGACCTGGCACATTGGCTACGGTCACAAATTCGATAAGTCGAAACAGAAGGCCCTTCCTCCCGGGAGTTTCTACACCGAACCACCGGGCGAGACTCACTCTGCCGAAACAGGCGATGAAGCCGCGCTGGTCCAGATCACCGGATACGGTCCCTCCTCCACGGACTACGTCAATCGCGGCAACGACCCGCGAGCAATGGCGGTGTCCCAGAGTTCCTCCGGCGGAAAATAA
- a CDS encoding response regulator, with protein MARFKALIVDDNAQFGLFLRSALEERTPCQVIGVAVDGLEALEKAHELQPDLILLDLGLPKLNGMEVLKKVRQLVPGAKVLVVSQESSPEIIQAAMRHGAHGYLLKSDTADLPMAVQGLLLNEGFVSFEFFPHVEG; from the coding sequence GTGGCGAGGTTCAAAGCTTTAATCGTCGATGACAATGCGCAGTTCGGGCTGTTCCTGCGCTCCGCGTTGGAAGAACGGACTCCATGCCAAGTCATCGGCGTGGCCGTAGATGGGTTGGAAGCACTCGAAAAAGCACACGAACTCCAGCCCGATCTGATCTTGCTGGATCTCGGATTACCCAAATTGAACGGAATGGAAGTCCTCAAAAAGGTGCGACAGCTCGTCCCAGGCGCCAAAGTTTTGGTGGTTAGCCAGGAATCCTCTCCCGAAATCATCCAAGCTGCCATGCGACATGGAGCGCACGGATACTTGTTAAAGTCCGACACTGCGGACCTTCCTATGGCGGTGCAAGGACTACTGCTGAACGAGGGGTTTGTCAGCTTCGAATTTTTCCCTCACGTTGAAGGTTGA
- a CDS encoding DUF5691 domain-containing protein has translation MNARDLQVRVLPALLAGTRREALPEIAGLRADAPLDALSLAGQALRFEMPQGPAQFDVEAWPLDARRIVPENVRAQMLRLLNANRCTSETELAVAFAFARNKLRPHPFDLPRLDAFVRRHNRYLGVVAQYWAQREAKAESRTGYFDDDALSVENWAEAPIGARLAYVEQLRKENADRAREILEKAWGAESAEARVRLIGAVQTGLNEADRGFLEAALKDRAPRVRAIAHRLLARLSGSAANNPALAACLERIQKERAGLLKRRIALKLELPANVKAQTADRWIREQFADVTLEELSCTLEIPIGELSAAAKDDPNLLFALAIVATMDRRFDVVAVIAKELPDAWGRMSVSGLDDLSVTDNEERTRWVEAIVRPRDWMPEAALGDWGWLLRRIEGPLPESVTREVLKSKWWSDQLNGEKKPGTEVIQTFCALCPAGMREKLREQMDGIDPDRKDMGIMLLDTLEKLEAVR, from the coding sequence ATGAATGCGCGCGATTTGCAGGTTCGTGTTCTTCCCGCCCTGCTTGCCGGCACACGACGTGAGGCTCTTCCCGAGATTGCAGGGCTGCGAGCGGACGCGCCACTGGATGCGCTCAGCCTGGCTGGCCAGGCACTTCGCTTTGAGATGCCACAGGGACCCGCGCAATTCGATGTGGAAGCATGGCCGCTCGACGCGCGGCGCATTGTGCCGGAGAATGTGCGTGCCCAAATGTTGCGGCTGCTGAATGCGAATCGGTGCACGAGTGAGACCGAGTTGGCGGTGGCGTTCGCTTTCGCGCGGAACAAGCTGAGGCCGCATCCATTCGATCTGCCGCGGCTGGACGCGTTCGTTCGGCGGCACAATCGGTACCTGGGTGTGGTGGCACAGTATTGGGCACAGCGCGAAGCGAAAGCGGAAAGCCGCACGGGCTACTTCGACGACGATGCGTTGAGCGTGGAGAATTGGGCTGAGGCGCCAATTGGTGCGCGGTTGGCGTATGTCGAACAACTGCGCAAAGAGAACGCGGATAGGGCGCGCGAGATTCTCGAGAAGGCGTGGGGCGCTGAGAGCGCCGAGGCGCGCGTTCGCCTGATTGGGGCGGTGCAGACCGGACTCAATGAAGCGGATAGAGGATTTCTTGAAGCGGCGTTGAAGGACCGGGCGCCGCGCGTGCGCGCAATCGCGCATCGATTGCTTGCGCGACTGAGCGGTTCGGCTGCGAACAATCCGGCGCTGGCGGCGTGCCTGGAGCGCATCCAGAAGGAGAGGGCGGGATTGCTGAAGCGGAGGATTGCGCTGAAGCTCGAACTACCGGCCAATGTGAAGGCTCAGACCGCCGACCGATGGATTCGCGAGCAGTTTGCGGATGTCACGCTTGAAGAGCTGTCCTGCACGTTGGAGATTCCAATTGGTGAACTGTCCGCCGCGGCCAAGGATGATCCGAATCTTCTGTTTGCGCTGGCGATCGTGGCAACCATGGACCGACGGTTCGATGTGGTGGCGGTGATTGCAAAGGAGCTGCCGGACGCGTGGGGCAGGATGAGCGTGTCTGGACTGGACGATTTGTCGGTTACGGACAACGAGGAGCGCACGCGCTGGGTAGAAGCGATCGTGCGGCCGCGCGACTGGATGCCGGAGGCCGCGCTGGGCGACTGGGGATGGCTGCTGCGCCGCATCGAGGGGCCGCTGCCTGAGAGCGTGACGCGCGAGGTGCTGAAATCGAAGTGGTGGTCAGATCAGCTGAACGGCGAGAAGAAGCCAGGGACAGAAGTGATCCAGACGTTCTGCGCGCTTTGTCCCGCCGGCATGCGCGAAAAGCTGCGCGAACAGATGGATGGAATCGATCCGGATAGGAAAGACATGGGCATAATGCTGCTGGACACGCTGGAAAAACTGGAGGCGGTGCGATGA
- a CDS encoding VWA domain-containing protein, whose amino-acid sequence MSIGDSDKERLRRWKLALGDEERSTLSESDVRLCAALDALYTPSTQRKGKGNLSASAPRVSRWLGDIREFFPTPVVQVIQKDAFERLNLKSLMLEPEFLSTLEADVHLVADLMSLRSAIPEKTKETARMVVRRVVDQLLARLEHKTVSTIRGAINRSQRTRRPRPSDIDWHRTIAANLRHYQREHATVVPETLIGHQRRTHSRTNLHRIMLCVDQSGSMASSVVYASIFAAVLASVPGIETQLICFDTSVVDLTEQLSDPVEVLFGVQLGGGTDINSALAYCEQRIEQPSRTHLVLISDLFEGGNAESMLARVAQLKSAGVNVIVLLALSDDGHAAYDTNHAAKIAAMNCPVFACTPDQFPDLMATALTNQDIAQWAGANDLAVVRG is encoded by the coding sequence ATGAGCATTGGCGATTCGGACAAGGAGCGGCTTCGCCGCTGGAAGCTGGCCCTGGGCGATGAGGAGCGCAGCACCCTGAGCGAGAGCGACGTGCGGCTGTGCGCGGCACTGGACGCGCTGTATACGCCGTCGACGCAGCGAAAGGGCAAGGGCAACCTGAGCGCTTCAGCGCCGCGCGTTTCACGATGGCTCGGCGACATTCGCGAGTTTTTTCCCACACCCGTTGTGCAGGTCATCCAGAAGGACGCGTTTGAGCGCCTCAATCTCAAGTCGCTCATGCTTGAGCCTGAATTCCTTTCGACGCTCGAGGCCGATGTGCACTTGGTTGCAGATCTCATGTCGCTTCGGTCGGCGATTCCTGAGAAGACCAAAGAAACCGCGCGCATGGTGGTGCGTCGCGTGGTGGATCAGCTGCTTGCCCGCCTCGAACATAAGACCGTGAGCACGATCCGGGGGGCGATCAACCGATCACAGAGGACGCGGCGGCCGCGGCCGAGCGATATCGACTGGCACCGAACGATCGCCGCGAATCTGCGCCACTACCAACGTGAACATGCCACCGTGGTTCCAGAAACGCTGATCGGCCATCAGCGGCGGACGCATAGCCGCACCAACCTGCATCGCATCATGCTCTGCGTGGACCAGTCGGGATCGATGGCATCCTCGGTTGTGTATGCGTCAATTTTCGCGGCCGTGCTTGCTTCTGTCCCGGGCATAGAGACGCAGTTGATCTGCTTCGACACTTCGGTGGTCGATCTGACGGAACAACTGAGCGATCCGGTGGAGGTTCTGTTCGGAGTGCAACTGGGTGGGGGGACGGACATAAACAGCGCGCTGGCTTACTGCGAGCAGCGCATCGAGCAACCGAGCCGCACCCACCTGGTACTGATCAGTGACTTGTTCGAGGGGGGCAATGCGGAATCGATGCTGGCGCGCGTGGCTCAACTGAAGAGTGCGGGTGTGAACGTCATTGTGCTGCTAGCGCTCTCTGACGACGGCCATGCGGCATATGACACGAACCATGCCGCTAAAATCGCGGCTATGAATTGCCCCGTCTTCGCCTGTACGCCCGACCAGTTCCCGGACCTGATGGCGACCGCCTTGACGAACCAGGACATCGCCCAATGGGCAGGCGCCAATGATCTCGCCGTAGTGCGGGGCTGA
- a CDS encoding SWIM zinc finger family protein produces the protein MAALSLDKIEAIAPDQASLSAARKLLKPGLWSRLAGDGAGLLWGECQGSGATPYRVTISEPDTGYKCTCPSRKFPCKHALGLMWLRAEGKAAFETSAAPEWVLDWVRRRRPADNKEPAEPSGDKSIALASREEAAEADPKAEARTAAARERTRKDREEAIAAGLDDLDHWITDQVEAGLAGFPAQAGKACHVIAQRMVDAKAASLASRLEILPPRLYALAEPARPQMAVRELGQLHVIAQAYRRQEKLSADLLEDVRRAVGWIVTREALLSDEAAMRASGSWRVVATLSEVQPDRLRRVETWFLREAWQEGPQFAVLVDFVPVATSVGRSPYLLGERLGATFVFYRSPAPLRAVIATIRSPAQESSDAVEFPDQGLAEALRGYHRALAAKPWIGAWPIAFRRARVRRSGEQLFVCAGDGPVLPVAGSQFSSALPLVALQSMDAAGLWDGTQFQILVAETALGRWAAE, from the coding sequence ATGGCGGCCTTGAGCCTGGACAAGATAGAAGCGATTGCACCCGACCAGGCATCGTTGAGCGCCGCGCGGAAGCTGCTGAAGCCGGGGCTCTGGTCACGGCTGGCGGGGGATGGCGCAGGCCTGCTGTGGGGCGAGTGCCAGGGATCGGGCGCGACGCCGTATCGGGTGACGATTTCGGAACCGGATACCGGGTACAAGTGCACCTGCCCGAGCCGGAAGTTTCCCTGCAAGCATGCGCTGGGGTTGATGTGGCTGCGCGCCGAAGGCAAGGCGGCGTTCGAAACCAGCGCTGCGCCGGAGTGGGTGCTTGACTGGGTTCGGCGACGAAGGCCAGCGGATAACAAAGAGCCGGCGGAACCTTCCGGCGATAAGAGCATTGCACTGGCGAGCAGGGAGGAAGCTGCCGAAGCCGATCCCAAGGCGGAGGCGCGGACGGCCGCGGCGCGCGAGCGCACGCGCAAGGATCGCGAGGAAGCGATTGCCGCGGGGCTCGACGATCTGGATCACTGGATCACGGACCAGGTAGAAGCGGGGCTGGCGGGATTTCCAGCGCAGGCCGGCAAAGCGTGCCACGTGATTGCGCAGAGGATGGTGGACGCGAAGGCTGCGAGTCTGGCGTCGCGGCTGGAGATTCTGCCGCCTCGCCTGTATGCTCTTGCAGAGCCGGCGCGGCCGCAGATGGCGGTTCGCGAACTGGGGCAACTGCACGTGATTGCGCAGGCTTATCGCAGGCAGGAGAAGCTCTCCGCCGACCTGCTAGAGGATGTCCGGCGGGCGGTGGGATGGATCGTGACACGAGAAGCGCTGCTGAGCGATGAAGCGGCGATGCGGGCGAGCGGATCGTGGCGGGTGGTGGCCACGCTCAGTGAAGTGCAGCCGGATCGCCTGCGACGCGTCGAGACGTGGTTCTTGCGCGAGGCATGGCAGGAGGGACCGCAGTTTGCGGTGCTGGTGGATTTTGTTCCGGTGGCTACGAGTGTCGGGCGAAGTCCTTACCTATTGGGAGAACGGCTCGGGGCGACGTTTGTGTTTTATCGCTCGCCTGCGCCGCTGCGCGCGGTGATTGCGACGATTCGATCGCCTGCACAGGAATCGAGCGATGCGGTGGAGTTCCCGGACCAGGGGCTCGCTGAAGCATTGCGTGGCTATCATCGGGCACTTGCCGCCAAGCCGTGGATCGGCGCATGGCCTATCGCTTTTCGCAGGGCGCGCGTTCGAAGGAGCGGTGAGCAGTTGTTTGTGTGCGCGGGGGACGGCCCTGTGCTGCCGGTGGCCGGCTCGCAATTCTCGTCGGCGTTGCCGCTAGTTGCGCTCCAGAGCATGGACGCCGCGGGATTGTGGGACGGCACGCAGTTCCAAATCCTAGTGGCGGAGACAGCGCTGGGAAGGTGGGCCGCGGAATGA
- a CDS encoding porin family protein yields MNCSRFAICVLAAAAVFMPMRVRAQAEPSGYQDKAALWVGADYANFSASFPYQSGNRLSGISTFADFNWSTHLSVEGEAQFLHWGGFESDSENSYLAGPRYRFNRIGPLRPYVKTLIGIGHIHFPYDIGDATYFAVAPGAGAAYHLRHRWLIRAEYEYQFWLNSPGYAGQPDHPFRPNGFKVGLAFRP; encoded by the coding sequence ATGAATTGCTCTCGATTTGCCATCTGTGTTTTAGCGGCGGCGGCTGTCTTCATGCCCATGCGTGTGCGCGCCCAGGCTGAGCCCTCCGGGTACCAGGACAAGGCCGCGCTTTGGGTCGGCGCCGACTACGCCAACTTCAGCGCCTCTTTCCCCTATCAGAGCGGGAACCGCCTCTCCGGCATCTCCACCTTTGCCGACTTCAACTGGAGCACCCACCTCAGCGTCGAGGGCGAAGCGCAGTTCCTGCACTGGGGAGGGTTCGAGAGCGACTCCGAAAACAGCTATCTCGCTGGGCCACGTTACCGCTTCAATCGCATCGGCCCCCTCCGGCCATACGTGAAAACCCTAATCGGCATCGGGCACATTCACTTCCCGTACGACATTGGCGATGCAACTTACTTCGCCGTAGCTCCCGGCGCGGGCGCAGCGTACCACCTCCGGCACCGCTGGCTCATTCGCGCCGAATACGAATACCAGTTCTGGCTCAACTCCCCCGGCTATGCCGGACAGCCCGACCATCCGTTCCGACCCAACGGCTTCAAAGTCGGCCTCGCCTTCCGGCCGTAG
- a CDS encoding DUF5682 family protein → MDERLHIFGIRHHGPGSAALLVRALDAVEPACVLIEGPPEADELIRFAQLPGMKPPLALLVHAASDANAAFFFPQAEFSPEWQAMLWALRRDVPARFIDWPAGIHIHALIAQKNDPEEMQVEHDPDPLDALAAAAGYGDGEAFWNSLIEQGRLEEDSAATAGEQALQVFAGIEAAMTAVRAAAPEERSERGGMRESQREAWMRIHIRQALKEHSGKIAAVVGAWHTSALRTGATASGDKALVKELTRAKVEATWVPWTDSRLGAASGYGAGVISPGWYSHLWSLYERRASTTPEEFAAQWQAKTAGMLRKEGYLTPTASAIEAARLSLALASMRERRVPALEEMREAALATLCHGDEVPLRIIERKLYVGERVGEIDSAVPQMPLARDLALWQKKTRLKPEDVETEQRVDLRSEAGLLKSTLLHRLLILKVPWGKLVEADAGRGTFREVWRLRWAPELSVALAEALVYGGTIEQAAGNAQLDRAAKSNSISELAEMVRETLVADLPDAATACIERLQAAAVQAAEITELMLAVPPLVRVLRYGTARKLPEEQLRALVHALSVEVNAGVRLASHNLDDEAATARVQAMQSYDEALRLFADSTLIEQWQNHLSGTVDDPQVSAAIAGLSLRRLHEFGTWAGEEVESAFSRHVIGETPQRAGAFLENFLRGGSEVLLHDEPLLNLIDAWLCGLEEQDFIESLPLLRRSFAEFDIVARRHVMQRITHGRREQAQLTQSEGAADDAFALALPLLCQILGIDVQEGAA, encoded by the coding sequence ATGGATGAACGGCTGCACATCTTCGGGATTCGCCATCACGGCCCGGGCTCGGCCGCGCTGCTGGTGCGCGCGCTGGACGCGGTGGAGCCCGCGTGTGTGCTGATTGAGGGGCCGCCCGAAGCGGATGAGCTGATCCGGTTTGCGCAGCTCCCAGGGATGAAGCCGCCGCTGGCATTGCTGGTGCACGCGGCGAGCGACGCAAATGCAGCGTTCTTCTTTCCGCAGGCGGAGTTCTCGCCTGAATGGCAGGCGATGCTGTGGGCATTGAGGCGCGATGTGCCCGCGCGTTTTATCGACTGGCCCGCCGGCATTCATATTCACGCGCTCATCGCGCAGAAGAACGATCCCGAGGAGATGCAGGTGGAGCACGATCCTGATCCGCTGGACGCGCTCGCGGCGGCGGCGGGATACGGGGACGGAGAAGCTTTCTGGAATTCGCTGATAGAGCAGGGGCGGCTGGAGGAGGATAGTGCTGCTACGGCCGGCGAGCAGGCGCTGCAGGTGTTTGCGGGTATCGAGGCTGCAATGACTGCCGTGCGCGCCGCCGCTCCGGAAGAACGAAGCGAACGAGGCGGGATGCGAGAGTCGCAACGCGAGGCCTGGATGCGGATTCACATCCGCCAGGCGCTGAAGGAACACAGCGGAAAGATTGCCGCTGTTGTGGGCGCGTGGCACACCAGCGCGTTACGGACTGGTGCGACGGCGTCAGGCGATAAGGCGCTAGTAAAGGAGTTGACGCGGGCGAAGGTGGAAGCCACCTGGGTTCCGTGGACCGACAGCAGGCTGGGTGCTGCTTCAGGGTACGGAGCCGGCGTGATCTCTCCTGGATGGTACTCACATCTATGGAGCTTGTATGAGCGCCGGGCGAGCACTACGCCAGAGGAGTTTGCGGCGCAGTGGCAGGCCAAGACTGCGGGGATGCTGCGCAAAGAAGGCTACCTCACGCCGACCGCTTCGGCGATTGAAGCAGCGCGGCTCTCGCTGGCGCTGGCGTCAATGCGGGAGCGGCGGGTTCCGGCACTCGAGGAGATGCGCGAGGCCGCTCTTGCCACGCTGTGTCACGGCGATGAAGTGCCGCTGCGCATCATCGAGCGGAAGCTGTATGTTGGCGAGCGCGTAGGAGAGATCGATTCCGCGGTGCCGCAGATGCCGCTGGCGCGCGACTTGGCGTTGTGGCAGAAGAAGACGCGGCTCAAGCCTGAAGATGTCGAGACGGAACAGCGCGTGGATTTGCGCAGCGAGGCGGGGTTGCTGAAGTCTACGCTTTTGCACCGGCTGCTGATTCTGAAGGTGCCCTGGGGCAAGCTGGTGGAAGCGGACGCAGGCCGTGGAACGTTTCGCGAGGTGTGGCGGCTGCGATGGGCGCCGGAATTATCAGTGGCGCTGGCCGAGGCGCTGGTGTACGGGGGGACCATCGAACAGGCCGCAGGCAATGCGCAGCTCGATCGCGCCGCGAAGTCGAATTCGATTTCAGAACTCGCGGAGATGGTACGCGAGACGCTCGTTGCCGATCTACCCGATGCCGCGACCGCGTGCATAGAGCGGCTGCAGGCGGCTGCCGTGCAGGCGGCGGAGATCACGGAGTTGATGCTGGCCGTGCCGCCGCTGGTGCGGGTGCTGCGCTACGGCACTGCGCGCAAGCTTCCTGAAGAACAACTGCGCGCGCTGGTGCATGCGCTGAGCGTGGAGGTGAATGCGGGTGTGCGGCTCGCCTCGCACAATCTTGATGACGAGGCGGCGACAGCGCGCGTGCAGGCCATGCAGTCGTACGATGAGGCGCTGCGGCTCTTTGCCGATTCGACTCTGATTGAGCAGTGGCAGAACCATCTCTCCGGCACGGTGGATGACCCGCAGGTCTCTGCGGCCATCGCCGGGCTCAGCCTGCGCCGGCTGCATGAGTTTGGTACATGGGCCGGGGAAGAAGTGGAATCGGCATTCTCGCGACATGTGATCGGGGAGACGCCTCAGCGCGCGGGAGCATTCCTTGAGAACTTCCTGCGCGGAGGGTCGGAAGTGCTGCTCCACGACGAGCCGCTGCTGAACCTGATTGATGCGTGGCTGTGCGGATTGGAGGAGCAAGATTTCATAGAATCCCTTCCGCTGCTGAGAAGGAGTTTTGCTGAATTTGACATCGTTGCACGGCGCCACGTGATGCAGCGCATCACTCATGGACGGCGCGAGCAGGCGCAGTTGACTCAATCTGAGGGGGCGGCAGACGATGCGTTCGCGCTGGCACTTCCCCTGCTGTGCCAGATTCTTGGGATCGATGTGCAGGAGGGTGCGGCATGA
- a CDS encoding ATP-binding protein codes for MTNERLRVSAEEVYAEELEALSQGDELSRPPNWRLSPQAVVTYLLGGEAKNGREISAKYIGNRRLIETAVATLATDRALLLLGLPGTAKSWVSEHLAAAISGSSKRLIQCTAGTDENQIRYGWNYALLLAKGPSREALVKTPLTRAMEEGTIVRLEELTRMGSDVQDTLITVLSEKVLPIPELDIAIEAARGFNVIATANSRDKGVNDLSSALKRRFNVVVLPSPATLEEETGIVVKRVTEIGTNLCLPPIEPAEKELARIVVLFRELRQGKTLNGKMKLKTTSGTLSTAEAISVGVSAWAEAAHFGDGMMDAQSVATNVVGAVVKDPVQDTVALEEYLENVVRGRDEWGDLYRAIRDVM; via the coding sequence ATGACAAACGAGAGACTGCGAGTGAGCGCGGAAGAGGTGTACGCGGAAGAGTTGGAGGCGCTGTCACAAGGGGATGAGCTTTCGCGGCCTCCGAATTGGCGGCTGTCTCCGCAGGCCGTGGTCACGTACCTGCTGGGCGGCGAGGCGAAGAACGGGAGGGAGATCTCGGCCAAGTACATTGGCAATCGGCGGCTGATCGAGACGGCCGTGGCGACGCTGGCGACCGATCGCGCGCTGCTGCTGCTGGGGTTGCCGGGGACAGCGAAGTCGTGGGTGTCAGAGCACCTGGCCGCGGCTATTTCGGGATCGTCGAAGAGGCTGATTCAATGCACCGCGGGCACGGACGAGAACCAGATCAGGTATGGGTGGAACTATGCGTTGCTGCTGGCCAAGGGACCTTCGCGCGAGGCGCTGGTGAAGACGCCGCTGACGCGCGCGATGGAAGAAGGAACGATTGTGCGGCTGGAAGAGCTGACGCGCATGGGATCGGACGTGCAGGACACGCTGATTACGGTTCTTTCAGAGAAGGTGTTGCCGATTCCCGAGCTTGATATCGCAATCGAGGCGGCGCGTGGATTCAACGTGATTGCGACGGCGAATAGTCGCGACAAGGGTGTTAACGATCTCTCTTCCGCACTGAAGCGGAGGTTTAATGTGGTGGTTCTGCCCTCTCCGGCAACGCTCGAGGAAGAGACCGGAATTGTAGTGAAGCGGGTGACGGAGATCGGCACGAACCTGTGCCTGCCCCCGATTGAGCCGGCTGAGAAGGAACTGGCGCGGATTGTGGTGCTGTTCCGCGAACTGCGCCAGGGCAAGACGCTGAATGGCAAGATGAAGCTGAAAACGACGTCAGGCACGCTGTCGACGGCTGAGGCAATTTCAGTGGGGGTGAGCGCGTGGGCTGAGGCCGCGCACTTCGGCGATGGCATGATGGACGCGCAGAGCGTGGCGACCAATGTAGTTGGTGCGGTGGTAAAGGACCCGGTGCAGGACACGGTCGCTCTCGAAGAGTACCTCGAAAACGTGGTTCGCGGGCGTGACGAGTGGGGCGACCTGTATCGCGCCATCCGCGACGTGATGTGA